In Candidatus Edwardsbacteria bacterium, the following are encoded in one genomic region:
- the fba gene encoding class II fructose-1,6-bisphosphate aldolase, with product MPLVGTREMFKKAYDGGYAIGAFNVNNMELLQAIVDAGTEERSPLILQVSAGARKYARQEYLIHLVQAAMETTDIPVALHLDHGDSFELCKACVDGGFSSVMIDASHFPFEDNVALTKKVVDYAHAKGVPVEAELGKLTSTSDEPGAREAVYTDPDEVVEFVKQTGCDSLAISIGTSHGAYKFKGEATLDFPRLEKIQNLLPGYPIVLHGASSVPAELVDICNKYGGKLPGTRGVPEEFLARAAKMAVCKINVDTDLRIAMTGAIRKAFAENPSEFDPRKYLGPAREAVKQVVKGKVKLFGCAGKA from the coding sequence ATGCCGTTAGTCGGAACCCGCGAGATGTTCAAAAAGGCCTATGACGGCGGCTATGCCATCGGGGCCTTCAACGTCAACAACATGGAGCTGCTGCAGGCCATCGTGGATGCCGGCACCGAGGAGCGTTCCCCGCTGATCCTGCAGGTATCGGCCGGAGCCCGCAAATACGCCCGTCAGGAATACCTGATCCACCTGGTCCAGGCGGCCATGGAGACCACCGACATCCCGGTGGCCCTGCACCTGGACCACGGCGACAGCTTCGAACTCTGTAAAGCCTGCGTGGACGGCGGCTTCTCATCCGTCATGATCGACGCCTCGCATTTCCCCTTCGAGGATAACGTGGCCCTCACCAAAAAAGTGGTGGACTACGCCCACGCCAAGGGGGTGCCGGTGGAGGCCGAGCTGGGCAAGCTGACCTCCACCTCCGACGAGCCGGGGGCCCGGGAGGCGGTGTACACCGACCCGGACGAGGTGGTCGAATTCGTCAAACAGACCGGATGCGATTCGCTGGCCATCTCCATCGGGACCTCCCACGGGGCATACAAATTCAAGGGCGAGGCCACCCTGGACTTCCCGCGCCTAGAAAAGATCCAAAACCTGCTGCCGGGATATCCCATAGTGCTGCACGGGGCCTCTTCGGTTCCGGCCGAGCTGGTGGATATCTGCAACAAATACGGCGGCAAACTGCCGGGCACCCGCGGGGTGCCGGAGGAATTCCTGGCCCGGGCCGCCAAGATGGCGGTCTGCAAGATCAACGTGGACACCGACCTGAGGATCGCCATGACCGGGGCCATCCGTAAGGCTTTTGCCGAGAACCCCTCGGAGTTCGATCCCCGCAAGTACCTGGGTCCGGCCCGGGAGGCGGTCAAGCAGGTGGTCAAGGGCAAGGTCAAGCTGTTCGGCTGCGCCGGGAAGGCATAG